In Flavobacteriales bacterium, the following are encoded in one genomic region:
- a CDS encoding HYR domain-containing protein — translation MLKRLLVRASALLLILLQVHSNASSQTYTYSYTPVSSVCIDAQTQTLGGVSLSHSQFASGCAISDVEVVIHWSKTGGSCANPTGTGCSYFNEVNYRLNGPSNNEVLAVSAYGSTNGGASTWGGCQSIGYAVATKFRQNGSVIPDDSTPATGTWKPDGGNLNDYVGTSVYGNWSLDAGDQASGDPLLVSGYDLKITTATDNTAPTWTSVPGNMTANTASGQCYAVVSYDTPVASDLCGVTVQRIAGPASGSQFPVGTTTVTHRATDTYGNTADHSFTVTVTDNQPLQITCPSNISVNAPSNQCTATVTYSSATASDNCSFTGPSLLSGPGSGSAFPVGVTTVTFRATQGSSNYDCSFTVTVVDNQNPSISCPSGTLSAVAPSNSCGANISYSITASDNCSATISSSTGHSVSGGTFSVGTTNVSFTAQDPSGNQANCSFQVTVTDETNPHITCPSNMSVNASSSCVGSATWSTPTATDNCSILSVTQTAGPNQGANFPLGVSTVTYRATDVNGNTADCSFTVSVSDVTDPTIACPTPTINYTTGACGAQVIWQNPTISDNCTLPGNPLSRTDNVPLTSGNTFQNGSYTIGYQVTDGSGNTASCDFSFTIADTEDPEWDPCPSNMTVSTDVDVCDAVVNFSIDAQDNCTANPTITQVSTLGNGDTFPLGTTTVEYSVVDGAGNSPANCVFTVTVEDTEFPDVVCPTSITTTFPNCVYQLNDFTGASGIADNCGLASVVQTPPTGTLTGETTVQITATDNSGNASTCAWTITPFDNSVPVFTNCPTEPDSVDVNAICQYFVPDYSTLNVTDDCNSTLTFSQSPTAGTVLSSNSTVTVSVTDGTNVATCVFDMHPKDVIAPTIQCPPNSTLAATSGCGMVIPAYSLLSESDNCDSNLDVTQDIVGPVSGNTIVTMTATDDAGNSTSCSFTVSAEDQTAPTLSCPASVSKNFNANCQYVMEDLTSLATSLADNCSSTGNLVVSQNPSAGTSIGASSSVVVLTVTDEAGNDGTCQITLNLNDNTAPVVVCPSAQTVNVDASCNISLADYTSLVTATDNCPSLSTVTVTQSPSSGSTYNLTSNSTVAVTMTASDGTNQSVCTFNVVLHDAIAPTLQCPSDVVVTGNSNCTFSAGNYTGLVNAQAGTSDNCDGSLTFTQVPTQGTTVQGTTTITVTGTDDAGNSSNCTFALIVEDNTNPTIVCPATQTAVANASCLITLSSYAYLATTDDNCDPNVTVEQSPAAGTTHNSDVVVTLTATDVSENSASCTFTVIHDDQTAPTISCPSNQTVNADANCQFALGDYTSGFATTSDNCDLTIDVTQSPSSGTTQSGTTQVTLTAADDDGNTSTCTFNVTPVDNTAPVITCPSDQVVSSSIVGSNCVFLVPDLTGSATVTDNCDNTVTVTQSPAISSSITVNTTVTLTAQDDNGNTSNCTFQLILNDNSAPTITCPGDMTVDADASCQYQIQDYATLAVASDNCAAEPTVTQGTSPAIGSTIGVGVATTITLTATDDSSNTASCTFDITAMDVTAPTVTCPSSPQTIASNVNCLVFLTDFTSSASSVDNCDGSGLAITQSPVAGSAIGGTTVVTLSSSDSEGNIGQCTFTVQLDDNTPPSISCPATQTVATDATCGYSLADYTTLGTATDNCDLTVTVTQSPNIGANVSGTTQVTLTATDDSGNSSTCTFNVVGEDQEAPTLTNCPADATVSLSASCTYTVGSYSATVSDNCDGSPTVSQSPLAGSLIGGTTTVTITATDASGNSGTCTFVLTPEDVTAPIVIGCPSDITTTNDASICGAVVTYSAITAIDNCDGNVIPQLINGAASGSIFQVGTTAVLYTSTDGAGNATDCSFSVTVNDTEDPIIVCPSNISVNVDAGTCGADVTYSLPSVTDNCTGSITPTLEAGIASGSNFPVGTTTNTYQAEDEYGNTSTCSFTVTVTDDEAPVITCPADITVDNDSGSCDAVVTYSLPTVTDNCTSPITPALELGLASGSTFPLGTTAIRYSATDASGNVSLCSFSVTVEDNEDPVISCPSDTSVNVEPTTCQAVVSYSDATVSDNCNPSITATLQSGLASGSSFPLGDTQITYSADDGNGQIVTCSFTVTIVDNEMPEITCPSDQTEAYNNLCQLAIPDYTALVTTNDNCDASPALTQSPAASSIITGTTLVTMSVEDNAGNTNSCTFTVSDSSPPSVTCPGNQTVGSDINCQFTLPDYTLLSQSSDNCGSTTMTQSPAIGVVVSAQTTVTVTAEDGVGNQASCTFEVILIDNIAPSITCIGNQQVFYDANCEFQLADYTSQASTSDNCDLSPTITQSPAPGSMLTGTSVVTFTSTDDEGNSASCTFSVLPVDNIPPSITCPSTQMAQLDANCEYMLSDYSSSVSSTDNCNGAPTVSQSPAVGSVFTTSTIVTMTAVDGAGNSASCLFLVEPEDAIAPVITCPSDAEVDLDADCEYALVDFTNQATVTDNCSSNFNVSQSPIAGTVVTSNTLVTLTAQDVSGNASNCTFTITPVDNLGPTMVCSGDITVSFDQNCAYEIGDYAGFASVTDNCSGTIAIDQNPSTGILVYASTNVVLTATDASGNSSTCSFNVNPTDDEDPVIVCPSDQDVAFGNSCSFVMADYTSMTTATDNCSGNVLVSQDYAVGSFVGDTVLVTMTANDGNGNQATCSFWVNPSDITDPTVTCPTDQFVEFDSNCQFEMPNYKSMVMALDNCPNTFIAQAPEEGTSIGSSTSVAITVTDGAGNTAQCSFMVIPSDVNAPTVTCPSDMVVDVDANCQFELGDYTSSASAQDNCSSNLTYSQFPPATVVIVSTTTVTITAQDDAGNEGTCSFSIQPEDNMDPVITSCPPDQTVSLNANCQFIVPNYSSLVSGTDNCDATLSFQQLPAAGSQINVAGTSQVGVALIDDNGNYSACQFNLTVEDATAPVVACPSDQVLNLDGNCEFTVPDYTSLATASDACGTVSVTQSPAAGSTITSQLNATIIATDGGGNTASCTFLVDVVEMSVSVTGTDVTCSNGNDGTAIAVPTGGTGPYTQDWGGFDPNALVAGQYSVTVTDANGCAANGSVTIGSGSAFQITIDPSGDIEVCPGESVVLSAGAGYAQYNWSTGATVSSITVTNPASYWVTVVNANGCVSNTDTVNVAYFASETPTISSGTDGVLYCSNDTATNYQWSFNGTPISGATNSWYCPTQSGNYVVELTDANGCVVSSFTSEYTYSEDSPCATGIEEYGLSMEVYPNPSTGQFTLSYTLSNDSKLEMAVLDQMGRQVIVGEQLMGSTGRKIIDLSGEADGVYILRMLINDENVTQRRLVLIK, via the coding sequence ATGTTAAAACGACTACTTGTGAGGGCTTCAGCCTTACTATTGATCCTGCTTCAGGTACACTCGAATGCATCATCTCAAACATATACTTACTCGTACACACCGGTCAGTTCGGTCTGTATCGATGCCCAGACACAAACTTTAGGAGGGGTTTCTCTGTCGCATTCTCAGTTTGCCTCGGGTTGTGCCATTTCTGATGTGGAGGTGGTGATACATTGGTCAAAAACGGGTGGTTCCTGTGCGAATCCTACCGGTACAGGGTGCTCTTATTTCAATGAGGTCAACTACAGGTTGAATGGGCCTTCCAACAATGAAGTTTTGGCTGTCAGTGCCTATGGTTCCACCAATGGGGGAGCCAGTACTTGGGGTGGCTGTCAATCTATTGGTTATGCTGTTGCCACCAAGTTCAGGCAGAACGGTTCCGTTATTCCTGACGACAGCACCCCGGCAACGGGAACATGGAAACCTGACGGTGGAAACCTGAATGATTACGTGGGAACTTCTGTTTACGGAAACTGGAGTCTCGATGCGGGTGATCAAGCATCAGGCGATCCGCTGCTTGTTTCGGGATACGATTTGAAGATCACAACCGCCACAGACAATACCGCACCTACTTGGACCAGTGTTCCTGGAAATATGACAGCGAATACAGCTTCTGGTCAATGCTATGCAGTTGTCAGTTACGATACTCCTGTTGCAAGCGACCTCTGTGGTGTAACTGTGCAGCGCATTGCCGGACCCGCAAGCGGTTCGCAATTCCCCGTTGGAACCACCACCGTAACACATCGGGCAACGGACACTTACGGAAATACGGCCGATCATTCATTTACCGTTACTGTTACTGATAATCAGCCGCTACAAATAACCTGTCCTTCGAATATTTCTGTCAATGCTCCTTCAAACCAATGTACGGCCACCGTTACCTATTCGTCCGCAACCGCGAGCGATAACTGCAGCTTTACCGGTCCGTCCCTTCTTTCGGGTCCAGGTTCCGGTTCGGCCTTTCCGGTCGGTGTAACCACAGTTACGTTCCGAGCAACTCAGGGCAGTTCCAATTATGACTGTTCCTTCACAGTAACGGTTGTAGATAACCAGAATCCATCCATTTCATGTCCTTCGGGAACGTTGAGTGCTGTTGCTCCGAGCAACAGTTGTGGTGCAAATATTTCCTATTCGATCACCGCATCAGATAATTGTTCTGCCACCATTTCCAGTTCAACCGGGCATTCGGTGAGTGGTGGAACCTTTTCGGTTGGAACAACCAATGTGAGCTTTACCGCACAGGATCCTTCGGGTAATCAGGCCAATTGCTCGTTTCAGGTTACTGTTACAGACGAGACCAATCCCCACATCACTTGTCCTTCCAACATGTCTGTCAATGCAAGTTCTTCGTGTGTCGGATCGGCCACCTGGAGCACGCCAACAGCAACCGACAATTGTTCCATATTGAGTGTCACGCAGACAGCTGGACCGAATCAAGGTGCCAACTTCCCACTTGGGGTTTCAACCGTTACATACCGGGCAACAGATGTGAACGGAAACACAGCTGACTGTAGTTTCACGGTTTCGGTCTCTGATGTTACCGATCCGACCATTGCCTGTCCCACACCAACTATCAACTACACAACCGGTGCCTGCGGAGCTCAGGTCATCTGGCAAAACCCGACAATCTCCGATAACTGTACACTTCCTGGAAATCCATTGAGTAGAACGGACAATGTTCCTCTAACGAGTGGAAACACTTTCCAGAATGGTTCTTACACCATTGGATATCAAGTGACAGACGGTTCTGGAAACACCGCTTCTTGCGATTTCAGTTTCACGATTGCGGACACGGAAGATCCTGAATGGGATCCGTGTCCTTCCAACATGACCGTGTCCACAGATGTAGATGTATGCGATGCGGTGGTCAATTTCTCGATCGATGCTCAGGACAACTGTACTGCCAACCCTACGATTACTCAAGTTTCTACTTTGGGCAATGGTGATACGTTCCCGCTCGGAACTACCACGGTCGAATATTCGGTGGTTGATGGTGCTGGTAATTCACCGGCAAACTGTGTATTCACCGTTACGGTGGAAGATACCGAGTTTCCTGATGTTGTATGTCCAACCTCAATTACCACCACCTTCCCGAACTGTGTATATCAATTGAATGACTTTACCGGAGCGAGTGGAATAGCTGACAACTGCGGATTGGCCTCGGTGGTTCAAACACCTCCTACGGGAACGCTGACGGGTGAGACCACGGTGCAGATCACCGCAACAGACAACTCCGGCAATGCAAGCACCTGTGCTTGGACCATCACTCCGTTCGATAACTCTGTTCCGGTTTTCACCAACTGTCCAACAGAGCCGGATTCGGTGGATGTAAATGCCATCTGCCAATACTTCGTGCCCGATTACTCCACGCTGAATGTGACGGACGATTGCAACTCGACATTGACATTCTCACAATCGCCAACTGCGGGAACGGTGCTTTCCTCAAACTCCACAGTGACTGTGAGTGTAACGGACGGAACGAACGTGGCAACCTGTGTGTTCGATATGCATCCGAAGGATGTGATCGCTCCGACCATCCAATGTCCACCGAACTCCACGTTGGCGGCAACTTCGGGCTGCGGTATGGTCATTCCAGCCTATTCGCTGCTTTCTGAAAGTGATAACTGCGATTCGAACTTGGATGTGACGCAGGATATTGTAGGTCCTGTGTCTGGAAACACCATCGTTACAATGACGGCAACAGATGATGCGGGCAATTCCACAAGCTGCTCATTTACTGTTTCTGCGGAAGACCAAACCGCACCAACGCTTTCTTGCCCGGCATCGGTAAGCAAGAATTTCAATGCCAACTGCCAGTACGTAATGGAGGATCTTACCAGCTTGGCCACATCCCTTGCGGACAACTGTTCTTCAACCGGAAACTTGGTTGTGAGCCAGAATCCATCTGCTGGAACTTCCATCGGTGCAAGTTCATCGGTTGTGGTTCTCACGGTAACTGATGAGGCTGGAAATGATGGCACGTGTCAGATCACACTCAACCTGAACGACAATACAGCTCCAGTTGTGGTCTGCCCATCGGCACAGACAGTGAATGTGGATGCGAGCTGCAACATCAGCTTGGCAGATTACACCAGTTTGGTGACAGCCACGGACAACTGCCCATCATTGAGCACGGTTACAGTTACGCAGTCACCTTCTTCTGGATCAACTTACAATCTGACCTCAAATTCTACGGTTGCTGTTACGATGACCGCTTCGGATGGAACGAATCAATCGGTTTGTACATTCAATGTGGTTCTGCATGATGCGATTGCACCGACCCTTCAGTGTCCATCAGATGTTGTGGTAACGGGAAATTCGAACTGCACTTTCTCTGCGGGAAACTATACGGGTCTGGTGAATGCACAGGCAGGTACTTCTGATAACTGCGATGGTTCGTTGACCTTTACACAGGTGCCAACGCAAGGGACAACGGTTCAGGGAACAACCACCATTACCGTTACCGGAACGGATGATGCCGGTAATTCTTCCAATTGTACGTTTGCCCTCATCGTTGAGGACAACACCAATCCGACCATCGTATGTCCTGCTACACAAACTGCGGTTGCAAACGCAAGCTGTCTGATCACGCTTTCGAGCTACGCTTATCTCGCAACTACGGATGACAACTGTGATCCGAATGTTACTGTAGAGCAAAGCCCTGCAGCCGGAACAACACACAATAGTGATGTGGTGGTGACGCTAACCGCAACAGATGTATCTGAGAATTCTGCTTCGTGTACATTCACGGTAATTCATGATGATCAAACTGCTCCGACCATCAGTTGTCCATCGAATCAAACCGTGAACGCGGATGCCAACTGCCAGTTTGCATTGGGCGACTACACCAGTGGTTTCGCTACAACTTCCGATAACTGCGATCTGACCATCGATGTGACGCAATCTCCATCATCAGGTACGACCCAAAGTGGTACTACACAGGTAACGCTTACGGCTGCGGATGATGATGGAAATACAAGTACCTGTACGTTCAATGTGACCCCTGTGGATAATACAGCTCCGGTAATTACTTGCCCGAGCGATCAGGTAGTGAGTTCTTCCATCGTGGGTTCGAACTGTGTCTTCCTCGTTCCAGACCTTACAGGAAGTGCAACCGTTACCGATAACTGCGACAATACGGTTACAGTTACCCAGTCTCCCGCAATCTCATCATCCATTACCGTCAATACGACTGTAACGCTTACGGCTCAGGACGACAATGGAAATACTTCCAACTGTACGTTCCAGCTCATTCTGAACGATAATTCGGCTCCAACCATTACGTGTCCGGGAGATATGACTGTGGATGCCGATGCAAGCTGTCAGTATCAGATTCAGGATTACGCCACGTTGGCCGTTGCCTCAGACAACTGCGCTGCCGAACCAACGGTGACGCAAGGCACTTCTCCGGCCATCGGAAGCACGATCGGTGTAGGTGTGGCTACAACCATTACGTTGACAGCAACGGATGATTCGAGCAACACGGCTTCGTGTACATTCGACATCACGGCCATGGATGTTACGGCTCCGACCGTGACCTGTCCTTCGAGCCCACAGACCATTGCATCGAATGTCAACTGTCTGGTATTCCTCACCGACTTTACTTCAAGCGCGTCATCGGTTGATAACTGCGATGGCTCGGGACTTGCCATCACACAATCTCCAGTTGCAGGTTCTGCCATTGGAGGAACTACGGTTGTAACGCTTTCTTCTTCCGATTCGGAAGGAAATATCGGTCAATGTACGTTTACGGTTCAGTTGGATGATAACACGCCTCCAAGCATTTCATGTCCTGCAACACAAACAGTTGCCACGGATGCAACCTGCGGTTATTCGTTGGCCGATTATACCACATTGGGAACAGCAACCGACAACTGTGATCTAACAGTTACGGTAACGCAAAGTCCGAATATTGGGGCGAATGTTTCTGGCACAACGCAGGTAACTCTTACTGCCACCGATGATAGCGGCAATTCTTCCACTTGTACATTCAATGTAGTAGGGGAGGATCAGGAAGCACCAACGCTTACCAACTGTCCTGCTGATGCTACGGTTTCCCTGTCTGCTTCCTGCACCTACACTGTGGGAAGTTACTCGGCAACGGTGAGCGATAACTGCGATGGAAGTCCGACCGTTAGCCAATCGCCATTGGCCGGTTCATTGATCGGTGGAACGACCACGGTCACCATCACTGCCACGGATGCTTCGGGCAATTCCGGAACATGCACCTTCGTGCTGACTCCAGAAGATGTCACGGCTCCGATCGTTATCGGTTGTCCATCGGATATTACCACAACGAACGATGCTTCCATCTGTGGGGCGGTTGTGACCTATTCGGCCATTACGGCCATCGATAACTGCGATGGAAATGTGATCCCGCAGTTGATAAATGGGGCGGCAAGTGGTTCCATTTTCCAAGTTGGAACAACCGCAGTTCTGTACACATCTACCGATGGGGCTGGAAATGCAACCGATTGCTCATTCAGCGTAACGGTAAACGACACAGAAGACCCGATCATCGTATGTCCTTCAAATATCTCGGTGAATGTGGATGCGGGCACATGCGGTGCAGATGTCACTTATAGCCTTCCTTCGGTGACGGATAATTGCACAGGTTCCATTACGCCAACATTGGAGGCGGGAATAGCTTCGGGTTCAAACTTCCCAGTTGGTACAACTACCAACACCTATCAGGCTGAAGATGAGTATGGAAATACTTCAACTTGCAGTTTCACGGTAACGGTTACGGACGATGAAGCTCCGGTCATCACGTGTCCTGCTGATATTACGGTTGATAATGACTCAGGCAGTTGTGATGCGGTTGTGACCTACTCATTGCCAACGGTTACCGATAATTGTACCTCACCGATAACGCCTGCTTTGGAGTTGGGACTTGCGTCTGGAAGCACATTCCCGTTGGGAACGACCGCCATTAGATATTCAGCTACGGACGCTTCGGGAAATGTAAGTCTTTGCTCTTTCTCGGTAACTGTTGAGGACAACGAAGATCCTGTCATCAGTTGTCCATCCGATACCAGCGTGAATGTGGAGCCAACGACCTGCCAGGCCGTTGTGTCCTATTCGGATGCAACCGTTTCAGACAATTGTAATCCTTCCATCACGGCAACGCTGCAGTCGGGTCTTGCAAGTGGTAGCTCGTTCCCGTTGGGAGATACCCAGATCACTTATTCTGCGGATGATGGCAATGGTCAGATCGTAACATGTTCGTTCACGGTGACAATTGTGGATAACGAGATGCCGGAGATCACATGTCCTTCCGATCAGACCGAGGCATACAACAACCTTTGTCAGTTGGCAATTCCAGATTACACAGCCTTGGTTACGACCAATGACAACTGTGATGCGTCTCCTGCACTTACGCAATCACCTGCGGCATCTTCTATCATTACAGGAACAACGTTGGTTACCATGTCTGTAGAGGACAATGCCGGGAACACCAACAGTTGTACGTTCACGGTAAGCGATTCGTCTCCACCTTCCGTTACCTGTCCAGGCAACCAGACGGTCGGTTCAGACATCAACTGTCAGTTCACATTGCCCGATTACACGCTCTTGTCTCAATCGAGCGATAACTGCGGTTCTACAACAATGACACAGTCGCCAGCCATTGGTGTGGTTGTGTCTGCACAGACAACCGTTACTGTAACCGCGGAAGACGGTGTAGGCAATCAGGCCTCCTGTACGTTTGAGGTGATTCTGATCGACAACATTGCTCCAAGCATCACGTGTATCGGAAATCAGCAGGTTTTCTACGATGCAAACTGTGAGTTTCAGTTGGCAGATTACACGTCTCAGGCATCAACTTCCGATAACTGCGACCTCAGTCCGACAATTACACAGTCGCCCGCTCCTGGAAGTATGCTTACTGGAACTTCGGTGGTCACGTTCACTTCAACAGACGATGAGGGGAATTCGGCCTCGTGTACATTCAGCGTGCTGCCCGTGGACAATATTCCGCCATCCATCACTTGTCCGTCCACTCAGATGGCACAGTTGGACGCCAATTGCGAATACATGCTTTCTGACTATTCATCTTCCGTGAGCAGCACAGATAACTGTAACGGTGCTCCCACGGTTTCTCAGTCGCCAGCGGTGGGTTCCGTTTTCACTACGAGCACCATTGTCACCATGACCGCTGTTGATGGAGCCGGCAATTCTGCAAGTTGTCTGTTCTTGGTGGAACCAGAAGATGCTATTGCGCCTGTTATCACGTGTCCGTCCGATGCAGAGGTCGATCTGGATGCTGACTGCGAATACGCGCTGGTTGATTTTACGAATCAGGCAACGGTTACTGACAATTGTTCTTCCAATTTCAATGTTTCCCAAAGCCCGATTGCTGGAACGGTGGTAACCTCAAATACGCTTGTAACCCTGACCGCGCAGGATGTGAGTGGTAATGCCAGCAATTGTACTTTCACTATCACGCCAGTTGATAATCTCGGACCAACAATGGTCTGTTCGGGAGACATTACCGTTTCATTCGATCAGAACTGTGCTTATGAGATCGGTGATTATGCAGGGTTTGCATCGGTAACTGATAATTGTTCGGGAACAATTGCTATCGATCAAAACCCGTCAACAGGAATTTTGGTTTACGCTTCGACCAATGTCGTTCTGACTGCAACGGATGCAAGCGGAAATTCAAGCACATGTAGCTTCAATGTCAATCCTACGGATGATGAGGATCCGGTCATTGTGTGTCCATCAGATCAGGATGTGGCATTTGGTAATTCGTGCAGTTTTGTGATGGCGGACTACACCTCTATGACCACCGCCACCGACAACTGTTCGGGCAATGTTCTTGTATCGCAAGACTATGCGGTAGGGTCATTTGTAGGAGATACGGTGCTGGTTACCATGACGGCCAATGATGGAAATGGCAATCAGGCCACCTGTAGTTTCTGGGTCAATCCTTCAGACATTACCGATCCGACAGTTACTTGTCCAACCGATCAGTTTGTTGAATTCGATTCGAACTGTCAGTTTGAAATGCCGAATTACAAGTCCATGGTGATGGCCTTGGACAATTGTCCGAATACGTTCATCGCACAGGCTCCCGAAGAAGGCACCTCCATCGGTTCTTCCACCTCTGTTGCGATTACAGTGACAGATGGTGCTGGCAATACTGCTCAATGTAGTTTCATGGTTATTCCATCAGATGTGAATGCGCCAACCGTCACCTGTCCTTCAGATATGGTTGTTGATGTGGATGCCAACTGCCAGTTCGAACTGGGGGATTACACCTCATCCGCTTCGGCTCAGGACAACTGCTCTTCCAACCTCACTTATTCTCAGTTTCCCCCAGCCACAGTGGTCATCGTTTCCACTACAACCGTAACCATTACAGCGCAGGATGATGCTGGGAATGAGGGGACATGTTCGTTCAGTATTCAACCAGAAGATAACATGGATCCGGTCATCACGTCCTGTCCACCGGATCAGACCGTAAGTCTGAATGCCAACTGCCAGTTCATCGTACCGAATTACAGCTCGCTTGTTTCCGGTACCGATAACTGCGATGCAACGTTATCGTTTCAGCAATTGCCTGCTGCGGGAAGCCAGATCAACGTGGCCGGAACCAGTCAGGTGGGAGTCGCACTGATTGATGATAACGGGAACTATTCAGCATGTCAGTTCAATCTTACAGTTGAGGACGCTACTGCTCCTGTGGTTGCGTGTCCATCAGATCAGGTGCTGAATTTGGATGGCAACTGCGAGTTCACAGTTCCGGACTACACCTCTCTGGCAACGGCAAGCGATGCTTGTGGAACCGTAAGCGTGACCCAGTCTCCAGCGGCAGGTTCAACCATCACATCTCAATTGAATGCAACTATCATTGCAACGGATGGTGGAGGCAATACGGCTTCATGTACGTTCTTGGTTGATGTTGTGGAAATGTCCGTGTCCGTTACTGGCACCGATGTCACCTGTTCGAACGGAAATGACGGTACCGCGATCGCTGTTCCCACAGGAGGAACAGGCCCATACACGCAGGACTGGGGTGGTTTCGATCCGAATGCCTTGGTCGCGGGTCAGTATTCCGTTACCGTAACGGATGCCAATGGTTGTGCTGCAAATGGTAGCGTTACCATCGGTTCGGGCAGTGCTTTCCAGATCACCATCGACCCATCTGGAGACATCGAGGTCTGTCCAGGGGAATCAGTGGTTCTGAGTGCCGGTGCCGGCTATGCGCAATACAATTGGAGTACAGGAGCAACCGTATCGAGCATTACGGTTACCAACCCGGCCAGCTACTGGGTAACCGTGGTAAATGCTAATGGATGCGTGAGCAATACGGATACGGTGAATGTGGCCTATTTTGCCTCGGAGACCCCTACCATCAGTTCAGGTACAGATGGTGTACTTTATTGCTCCAATGATACGGCCACCAACTATCAATGGTCGTTCAATGGAACACCGATCTCGGGTGCCACCAACTCTTGGTATTGCCCAACGCAGAGTGGAAACTATGTAGTAGAACTTACCGATGCCAACGGGTGTGTGGTCAGTTCGTTCACTTCAGAATACACGTATAGCGAGGATTCGCCTTGTGCCACAGGCATTGAAGAGTACGGCCTGAGCATGGAAGTATATCCGAATCCATCTACTGGTCAGTTCACATTGAGCTACACGTTGAGTAATGATTCGAAGTTGGAAATGGCTGTTCTGGATCAGATGGGGCGGCAGGTGATAGTCGGAGAACAATTGATGGGGTCGACCGGAAGGAAGATCATTGACCTTTCAGGAGAAGCTGACGGGGTCTATATCCTTCGTATGTTGATCAATGATGAAAATGTGACGCAGCGAAGACTTGTGCTGATCAAGTAA